A stretch of DNA from Macrotis lagotis isolate mMagLag1 chromosome X, bilby.v1.9.chrom.fasta, whole genome shotgun sequence:
taaactctctctctctctctcccattctgtgtgcgtgtgtgtgtgtgtgtgtgtgtgtgtgtgtgtgtggtgtatctgtttgtgtctgtctgtctgtcttaaTATTTTCAGTTAGATTTAACATCCAAGGTTCAAAACAAGGAAGTTCATGCACAAGACAATCATTAGAGAATAAAGTAAGCCACTTTACTAAGGGGAAATGTCCCCAGTAAAGAAGGGTATTCAGAACTGGTATTACTGGGGGGAACATTTGGTTAATAAGGACTTTATCAAACCCAAGCAGGACCAGGTACTTCAAGAAGACAGGGAGGAGCCTGGACTTGGTATTCATTCTTGCTGAGTGACAAGGGGTAAAGATGGTAGGGAATTCCTGGGGTGTTAGTTGAGATTCAAATTCCTGGATGGCATAAAAATGgtatctttctccttcccttcaaaGGCAAACTCCTAGAAAGATCCATCTCCACAAACTACATTGTATATGTACATtcgtgtttaatatatttaccaattagttatattgtgagagaggaaaggggaaaaaaccatgagaaaggaaaaaaaatcaagttttaaaaaaatgaatatcatatgctttgctctgcattcagactccatagttttgtccaaaacagatctcccagggttgtcactgatctctgaactactgagagaagctgcatccatcataattgataatctcacaaagttgttgttaaaTGTACATAGATTTTGcgctcttggttctgctcacttcactcagtatcagttcaagcaagtcttttcatgcttctttaaagtccaacctcttgtgatttcttatagaacaatagcactgTGTTACATTCATATAAAATAACTTGTTtggccaatccccaattgatgggcatcccttcaatttccaattttttaccactacaaaaagaactactataaatatttttgaacatgagatttttccttttaatattttcttttggatatagactattgctaaatcaaaggatGTGATCAGTTTTAtggctctttgggcacagttccagatTGTCCTCCAGAATAActgtatcagttcataactccaccaacagtgcgtgtcccaatttttctctccaacattgataattttccttttttatcatcagccaatctgacaggtgtgaggcaGTATCTCATAtttgtattaatttgcatttctctaatcaataataatttggagcatttttcatatgattataaatagctttaatttcttcaagtgaaaattctgttcatatcctttgatcatttatagatcaggaaatggcttataatcttataaatttgattcacttctccTTATATATTTAAGAGACGACTCCTGTCAGAAATActggctgtgaaaattgtttctcagtgttttgccttccttttaatcttggctgcattggttttattagtgcaaaactttttaaaatagtcaaaatcattcattttgtaatttataatgttcttatttcttgtttggtcataaatttctcccctttccacaaATCTAActatttcttaatctgaaaaactggtctatagtatcaccctttataaCCAAATCCTGCTCAATCCTATACCTAATTTTGATATGGGGTGTGAGATATGgggctatgcctagttttttccatactattttccagttttcccagtagtttttgtcaattcttatctcagaagctattGTCCTTGGGTTGTTAAGAATTACTAATCATTTACTATTgcttcttttgtacctactctaaCCCACTAatccattaatctatttcttaatcagtaccaggcagttttgatgaccacCACTTTCTAATAGTTTTAGATCAGATACAACTAcaccactttcctttgcattttttcattaattcctttgatattcttgaccttttaatattttccagatgaattttgttactatttttttctagccctataagttttttggtagtttaattggtatggcactgagtaATCTAATTTGGGTAAAACTGTCACTTTTGTTATTACCTCGGCCTAAACATGagaatttaacatttttccaattgtttagatcttttgtgtgaaaaacattttgtaactgtgttcataaagtttctgggtttgtcttcggggggtaaattcccaagtattttatgtaaaCATGGGTAAATACTAATATTTGTCCTGGGACCACTTCTTTAATTCTCTTCAGTCTCTCCCAAAATCTCATCACTCTCATGGTCTCAATCTTAATATGGAGATAAGAAAGTGCCcaaattggggcaactaggtggtgtagtggataaagcaccggccctagagtcaggagtacctgggttcaaatccggtctcaggcacttaataattacttagctgtgtgaccttgggcaagccacttaaccccatttgccttgcaaaaaaaagaaaaaagaaaaaaagtgcccAAATCTCCCAGTTCTAAGTTCAACCTCTATCTCAATCTCCAGTCTAGTATCTTCAAATGTTTGCTTTTTATTCCAATGATACCTTGAAATTCAGttatgttcaaaactgaactcatattCCAACCAAACCTCAACTTTGCTTCTTTCCCAAATGGCTAAAGGCACCAGAAGCTTCTCAGTTACTGAATTGATTACTGGGATTGATAGCTTTTAGGAGAAATTTTGGTTTTTATCTATCAACCCCAATAATTGATTCCCAAATCTTGATTCTacatatttttctcatcttttttccttttgtcctccattttttctattcttactACAACCACCTTAAAAGTCCTCATTTCTCCTCTCCTAGACTATTGTAATAAGCTTCCTAATTGACCTTCTTGCTTCCATCAAGTCTATTTCCATTTCTAATCATTGTAATGTACTTTGGtcacattctttctcttctcaaaaCTCTCCTGGGACTCTCcattatttatacataaattCCTGATCCTGGCTTTCAAAGTATTCTATGATCTggttctttccctccttttctgtACTGTTAACACTCTGTCTCCACATGTCATTCTTATCTTAATTTCATTACACATGGCTGGAATAAAATACCTATCTTCATACTTGCAAGTACTTTCCTTCCTTTAGGACCCCCATCTCAGGTGCCACTGGCTGCCCCACTGCATATGAAAAAGTCTCCCTCTCACCTCCAAGTTCCTATAACATTTGGCTGAATTTTCCCTTTGCACTCTGTCTATATTATTACTACATAGCTCTACCAATCTGTGTATAGACATTTTAATTCTTGcattagaatattttcttttccaaagtgTTTCTACTGGCATCATCTATGATTCACAATTATGATGACCCATAGAACATTTTTTCCTAGTGCTAAGACTAGAATTCATAGCAATGGAGACCAGGCAGCCCAGGATCTAGCCTCGAGTGATGCccagatagggaaattgaggggaaaagatCATCAAACCAGAATTGAATTGACATTTTCATTCAAgaattcaatttttcaaaataaattaggGATATGTGAATGTATATACTTAAGTTACTGGCTTTGAAGAGTATCAGTTCCTTGAAGCCTTCCTAGTTCCTCTTCATTTGTATTTAATACACCATAAACCCAAAACTCAAATCACCAaaaattcctttcaattttttcagtgcTTTTATATCTCTGCTATATACACTTTTATTCTCATCATGTTATAGATTTTTCTATGTCttatcttccctattagaatatattgtaagctccttgagagtactATTGAAGGGCCAAGAACAAGACATCCTTGTCATCTCTGCATCATCCACAGTACCTAAAAAagtagttttcttattttcttttcttacacTCATTCACATAGTTGTATGCTAATGTTCAAATTCTATTGGCTGAacctaaacaaattaaaaattttttaataattaggtatttaaaaattttttaaattgcagtCCCATGAAATATTCCTTGTTGCCTTTGGATATATAATGAAACCAACCAAAAGTTCTGTTATGCTTCTTGAGGAAGAAATTTGTGAATCATCCCTTCATTTAACAGCAATTGCCTTTTACCTTTCAGCTTCATATACTAGAAAAGCAATATCAAcaagattcagtttcctctagTGATGGGATGACTTCATGCTCATTAAATAACTCTCAAATTTAGAGACTAATAACAAGGCTAATATTTACTGatataaaaactaaattttaGCACCTCTGTCACTTTCCACCATCACTAGAGAAGTAGTCATATACAGGTCATTTGGGACCTCAGTATTGATGTTAGGATCCAAAGATAATGAAAAGGACTgaattatgtgtgtatgtaaatatgatTAATTCAAAGCAACCCATGAAAGATAAATTGTATATGCATCcattgggtgtgtgtgtgtgcataataCAATAATACAATTGTTTTTGTTGCATGGGTTGCTTTGAATTCACCCCCACTTATAAGCCTGCTGATGAAATTCTATGTACTAAATAAGACCAATCCATGAATCACAATCTGTTGTTGGTCATAGATCTGAAACGCTTTCAAAATGGTAGAacctgaggggcggctaggtggcgcagtggatagagcaccggccctggagtcgggaggacctgagttcaaacagtcctcagatacttaataattcctagctgtgtggccttgggcaagccgcttaaccccatttgccttgcaaaaaagatgaaaaaaaagtaaatagatatAAAGTGGTAgaacctgggggcagctaggtggtgcagtgaatagagcactggtcctggagtcaggaggctctaagttcaaatccaacctttcaatagctttgtggccttgagcaaatcacttaaccccattgccttgcaaaaaaaaaaaacctatcagaatGTGCTGCTGGCAAAGCTTTTGAAAATCCAGGATCACCTTCCTGTCAAAAGCACAGGCACAGATATTCTCAGCAAATCACAATAAGTATATTgtgtattgcttttttttaaggtttttgcaaggcaaatggggttaagtggcttgcccaaggccacacagctaggtaattattaagtatctgaggccaaatttgaactcaggtcctcccgactccagggccggtgctctatccactgcgccacctagccgccctatgtATTGCTTTCTTAAATTTATAAGCATATAGTTCTGTGAAATAGGACAAGTTATCTAATCCCTcactttcctcaaatgtaaagtgACTTGGGCCTTAGGATAAGATGTGGAAGGCTTAAGCATGTTAGTGAAATATTTTTGCCTAATTGGTAAGCATATATCAGATAATTTGGAGGCCGGCAGATCTTAATGATATGTCCATCACTACAAACACTGTCTTCAATCATGTTGGATAGCTTGGAACAATTATTAATTGAAGTTGATATTGTAGACTATACATATAGATTTCTTATAGGTGGCCCCCTATTTTAAGATTGATTTCTAAGGTCCACTTCCAATATGGGATATTGCATTTGATCTTGGTCACGTCATCTGAAATGAAGACCCTTACCACACAGGTTAACTGTGATGAATGAGAAAACAAGCCTCAATGGATAAAATGATGGGCCATAtgtcatttattaaaaaatctgGATCCCTTCTGTTGTTTGTGTTCTATTGTTTATATGTATTCAGGTGACCTTTTACCTAAAAGTGGATGCCTATTTCATTAATAGAAATTCAGAGAGATAAAGGTCACTAAATATATTTAGAAGATTCATtagtaaattaaaaagtattatatCAACAAAGTATAAACTCCTATAGTTGAGAAATGTAATAACCTTTAGACTGGACTACTCTGGGTTTGGgtttcaaggatttttttggCTTTAACAAGATCAATGCTAGATCAGCTAATCACTAGTACTAATTGTTAAACCAACAAACTAAAAGCAACTTTCAGATAATTCCAGGACCAAGAAACAAGCTTTCAATTTATTCTAGGACCAATGAATAAACCTAATGCTTATTAATTGTACCCTAAGAATTGTAGACATCTACATTATTTAgttgctttccatttttatttattttatgtaaagtCAGTTTAAACTGAAACAGTTGAAAGAAACATGATAAAGACAAACCACAAAAGCATCAGGTACAATAGCTAACAGTTATCACTTTGAACAATGAAGAGGCAAAATAACCACTTACACACATTCCTCAAAATCTCCAAAAGATATATAATCTTTGtacaaaaaagtactttaataaCACAAGTCTAATCAATGTAAACCTAACATCAAGCAGCGAGTTGACAATGTTTTGCAGCACATCACACAGTATTTACTGTTAAGTAGCCACAGCAGCAGTATTCGGTGAATGAGCTGCATAGAATTAAGCTTTTGGATATACATTAAACATTCACCACAAAATAAAAGTCAGCAAGTGCTtgttaacatatttttttaaacccTCTACTGATGgttttaaaagagaattaaacTCTTTATGCTTTCTAGGTTCAAAACCATAATTTATCTAATCATTGAAAGCAGATAATACCCAGTGTTTAGTCTAGATTTCATAGCAAAAAGCTATTCCAATAACTGCTTTGAACAGTATATATTCTGATTGCTGTTCACCTTATTAAGAGGCAGCttcaaataaggaaatatttgaaGTCTGGTAAGTGAAAACCTAAAGTTACATTCACTAATGGGATATGACACTAAGGCATACTTTTTTCAAAGACAAATGCCACTTTTAGAAGATTACATCACTGATTAAATGATTTGtgtttaagatttttcttttgtgaaaataaaaagatgagttgttttgcattttacaaaatgtattttggtaaaaatgttaaaatattctaaaagcaGACCTTATGAAAAGCTATACTTGTACTAAAACAGAACCACATGATTTTGTGAAGTTACACAGCAGTCCATTACATTTAAGTGTCATAGGACACTGGCCAAAAGTCTGTTAACTGGTTCTCTCTCTTATTCCTGTAATGCATTTACATCTTCATTATCAATTCATTAGAAAGATTTCAAAGTCTAACTTTAGCTTACTATCAAGATCAAGAGCATCATTTAACAGTGTTATTCAAAGGATTAGTGTTATTGGCATCTAATTCACAGCACTGCAACTGATTTGGCCAATCTTCATTCAAATTACCTAATCTACAAAGCTACACATATCCTCTTAGGTAGAAGGAAGAGGAGTATTTGGAAATAGAGTCAGGGAAAGACAAACAAAGATTCAGTTCTGAACTACAGAATTACTCTCCATAGTACTATACACTTGATTAAAGTAAATATTCAGTTCTGGAATCAGCATCTGCTTTCTCATAAAAATGAAGTTTGGTTCAAGGTCACCATCATGCTAAGCATACAAGAATTCAACTAATGAAATGTTATTCTGATTTACATATTTTACAGCAGAACTTCcaaaacttgaaaatatttatgGGCTATTTCTACTGTTCTTAAAAGATTAGAAAACATAGTAAAGAAGGTGCATTATTCAGATAAAAAATAATTGCCAACAGAATTAGAAAGAAGTTAATATTCCAATAAGCATACAGTATTTGccatccatttttcttttgattccaCTTAAGAAAATGGCTACAAATGTGTTCTGAATGTTAAAactataatatgatataatatggaAGTGTGATACatcctttaaaaatgaataaatctgGAAAAAAGGGACAGTTTGGGAGAGAAAGGGTTcacttataaataaaactagaaaaattcaATTAAGCTACACTGTGACCTCAGAAATATGGGAATCTAACATCTTGAATTAACAAACCAGTCAGTGTCAATTTATAGCTTACAGGAATTTTATATTACCAAGAATCAGTGATTCCTTTTCCACAAAATTATATTGGCTAGATATTGGCTAAATGAAGGATAAGCCTCCTAATAACAGAGCTGGCCCAAAAGTCAGGTAGTCTTAGGAGATAATGAAGTCAATTCAGATTCCATGACTTAATAAGTGGAGCAAGGATTGTAATTATCAATGGTTTTATGGGTTCCCTCCTTCTAACCCAatataaaaaaaggttaagtacaaaatttcctgaaaattataaccttgcaaaaacaaagaatagttATAGCGTAAGTAatcccctctttcccttcttttcctcttccatgtGGAAACAATTATTTTGGAATGCTCATTCTTTATAATAACTAGGGAAGGGCCAAGACATTCATTCTACAATAATACTAGTACAAAAGGAAGGCTATTAGCTAATTTAGTGTTTTCTCAGCTAAATATGGTAAGCATAGGTTAACCTAAAATTTTCACTTTAGCTATTCTTTTCTCAGAATTAAAGGATTTATTTAGGTGgttgttttattatttcccttgtGATTTACACAAGTCACTCCAGAAATCTGGGACTAATGATTTATATATTTACCTATTCAAAAACAGTGTTTTAACACCAATAAGACAAAGAGTAAGAAATCAACCagggattatttaaaaaaaaaaatcaagcataaGACAGATTGTCCCAAAACATAAATTCTAAGGTTGATCTTTCCCCAAAAGTTtggggtgaggggaagggaatATGGTCTTTGGATCAATCTTCTTTCAGAATTCCTGAAGtcacaataaaaaattttaatcagtTCACTGACAAAACTTGTGTGCAATAGtaataattcaagaaatatttactgCACCATTAAACAAGTATACCACCAGCATGAAACACAAACTACCCAAAATAATTACATAATATTATAAAAGATTAAAATGGGGTATATGAAGTTTTGTAAAAATATAAGATAACTAGTTTGAGaggaacaaggaaaaaaagatatttggtaccaaatatataatgttaaaaaatacTTAGACATTATATAGTGGGATGAATATGTTATTAGTACTTGAACAAGTCAAGTAATAACTGTGGAAAATGAACAGTGAAGATAAGTAGCCCATAAATCTTTTTTGTCTCTGGTAAATACTTTGTTTGAAGTTCTTGTAAAACAATCATGGAAGTCTAGAAACAATTATTGTACATGTATGCAAGTTTTAACCATTATCTAACCTAgtctctctctcaaaaaaaaagacctttgcAATCATCTCACTATATTTTGAGGACCAATATCTCCAAAACTAATGAATTTATCAAGAGtccttccataaaaaaaaaaatatgaaaacctcTTTCTAAAGTTGGAATTTAAGAAATATCCTTCAGTTGATcctgggtttaaaaaaaataaatcacatagaaacaaatatttgaaaaaaattcaataaagggTCAAATTAATTTTGCTAACAAATATTCTTTGTGCTATAAAGAAAACTACTTTATGCTTTTTACCATAGTCAGAtcaatagaaggaaataaaagaaccAGGAAGTGGTACACATggctacttttttttaagatggaaAAACTTGCAATGGTCTAGTTTGGTTTATATTCCCTTTATTTCTATATGGCTTTCATGCAAACGTCTTCTAAATGCCTAACTTAAAATCCAAGAATACAGATTCTTTTAGTCAGAATCTCAGTAAATCTTAAACCCACTGAGTCACATAGAAGCAGccccctttcatcatttcttaaggagAAATGCCCAAGGTGCTACTGTGTTAGGTCGAGGTCTCCTCTACAGGTGGCCTCCGATGCCAGACAGATTTGGGTCTGATCCTCAGGGGAGTAGGTGGAGACTCCGGTTCtgcttcagattctgaaggctcATTATCTCCCTGCTGTGATCCTGTGTCTCCTATTAGCTCTCTGAGGAACTTGAATTTGGACAAAAACAGATGCCAAACAACATACCAACctgtagaaataaaaaaaattttttttaattatttcatgaaatatcAATTTAGGATAGAATGATTTCTGAAATTTTGATAGAGACAAGACTTCCTTTTAATTTCAAATAAGCAAGCTAATTTCTTTTATCTAAAAAACAATGGAAGATTAAAATGACTAAGCAcacagaaatgtttttaaaaaacacgGTGCTAGGAAAAGATTCCTAACTCCCCAACTCCCAAGATTCAGTGTGAAGAtgtgttttttcccccaaagtccttataataaaacttccaaattttaaattttaaaagattcaatGAAATCTAATTCAACACAGTATAAATCCTTTTATATCCTCATCTCCATCCCCAATTAAATTtaggaaataaatgagaaaatgtgtaCAGGATATATTAACAAAGCTAAGGTACTTGAATCTTTGGCAAtgtcatataaaaattatttcaaaattctaatggaattattatgaaaatactgCATAGAGACCAAAATTTTGCTAAAGATACCTATTATGAGATTAGGACATTACAATACTGTAACACTATTGAGAGGAGAATTTTtactcttcatttttattatttaatctcttttcatGGTAGTAATAGTTTTATCAAATATTACTCTAAATTTGAGAACtgattaaaagtttaaaaaaaaaatcagacattaCAGCATTTATCTAAAATCTTAATTCCTTTTGCTTGCCCTGAAACTCTCAGAGCAAAGGAAACAAAAGCTTCCAAGAATTCTTTCTAGCTGTCATTTCTTTGATTGTTTACTTCAAACTATACAATTTCACACAAAAGCCCCTAGACTACTGCATAGTCCAATGATTAGCATTTTGTAAGAAATCTGAGTAGCACCCAGATTTTCCCCATTTGTTCTTTAAGCACACCTGCAAAAACTCTGATATAAATGGCAATTACTTAAATTCTTTCATTTGCATTGGTATTATTTTACTGATGACTTGTTTTCACATTAGCAGTCAGGCTTTCCTCCTTAAGAAAATAAACTGACCAAATGAATAGTTGtactttttatgttttatgggtCTCAGATGCCTCTCAAAAGGACATTCACCTTCACATTTGCCTCTCATTTTAGGTTTTACATACTCATAAAATCTCAAATTTCAGATTCACAGAAGGCCTTGGTAGTTATTTGGTTATAAAATTTGTGAATCAGATTTTTGAGAGTTGCAAGGGGTTTCAGTGGTTGTCTAGATCAACCCATACACAAGGGTTTTAACAAAGGGTCATCCAGTCCTTGCCTgaaaaccaccaaaaaaaaagtcttggtgctagttctttctattttaagtgagctctaattgttaagaagcatttcattttgctttgtttagttttctttttctcaacaTCAAAACTAGATTTGCCACCTTGTACCTTTTACCCATTGTGCCTGATTTTAACCctattattattcagttgtttcagtcatgtcctactcttcaaTTTACCCCTATTGTACCAAGACCCCAATCTAGACTGTTTATCCAGAATCTcagttttctgtgtttttttattCCCCCTACTAAATTAATAGGTACAAAGATATGGATATACTACTTAAACTTTTATTCATCCAATATTTAGGTGCCAGCAAATACAAATCAATTTCAAATAAGAGAAATCTGGCCAGGTTTGGAAGACTCTACAAGGAAAGAAGAGGTTCTAGTTATTGCTTATAAATTCAATAATGCAGGGCGCTCAcagaataaaacttttatttataacTGGGGcaagaactgtcattttttttccttgagaaaaagCTCTCTGGTGCATTCtcaaattttttccttccaaagtAACATATGAAGGAATTCAGATTCCCTAAGGAGGGTTTTTAATATTGGAAGGCAAGATATAATGCAGATTTACTGTGCTGAGGACAGGAAGACCCTTGTCAATCCATTCACCATTTATAATCCATGCCTTCCCAGTTACTGTTAAATTTCTTTCTGGGTATAAAAGATCTGTTCCTCATTCTTCTAAAGCACACTCAGAATCTAGAGATGCAAAGGAGGCTTATCcttagaaaccaaaaaaaatcagtcaatcaGTCCTGAATATTGAGAGAATCTTGTGCAAGAGAAGTGCAGGGGTTGTTATGGAGGAGTAAAAGGCCAAGTACAGACAAAGATATCAAGGTAAAAGAATGAGTTTCTTATAATAAGGAGCATGTCTTAACCAAAGGCTACCATACAATAGTAGcaagcatatacatatacatagtgctttaaagtttgcaaagcactttacaaaaatgatcactttattactaaaatttttactgaaactgaagcagagattaagtgacttgttcagggtaacagctagtaagtatttaaaatcaaatttgaactcaagtctttgcAACTatgtccagcattctatccactgaactacttGGGCTTAGAGAACTTTTCAAAATTCTAAAGGCACCTCACCTTCTAATTTCTGGTAAAACAGCTGTTGTGTTAAGCCTAGCAGGGGATGCCTAGCACATAATTCTtaccataataataatagtttattaaTGTTTGCTAAAAGTTTTATGGACCAATGGCTTAACATAGAATTATCTCCTATTCAAATTTCTCAGAGCATTTTGTCTAAGGCAATCCTTTACTTTTTCTAATGTCTTCAATCCATAAATATCAAGGATCACTAGACTGTGTTAAATCCTGGACTAGAATCATGCTCCTAAAACAGTACAGTTGgcacaaacatttgttaaatgccaGCACTAAGCCAAGCAGTGAGGATACACATATGAGAGAGTCTttcctccccctcaaaaaactTACGATCTAGTGAAAGAAGAGCACActcaaaaggaagttgaaaagctTGGGGAAAGGagtgagggagaaaggaaaatgatgagaCAAGTCCAAAGGACTTGgtagtgagaaagaaagaaaaggctaGCCTGGGCACCCTCCTTATATATAGGAGGTTTTGAGAGggcctcttctcttcttccaatCAGAGAGGTCCCAAGGGTCAAGAATATTGATGGGGTGTACATCCTAGGGTTGATGCAATCTTACTAGATGATGGTGCTTAAGGGCATAGtgaagaagtaaaaaggaaagcaTCTGgatagaaaataaaggaaatatttaactAAGAATATTTAGAGAGGGTTGTCTGGACACTCAAAAGGAAGAACATCCATCTTACAATATCATGTGTGGTGTTACAATCATTAAGGAAGTTTTGAATGAAATCCTCCATCTTATAATCTCTCTTTTACTCAGTTCTCCCCCCTTACAACCTTCCTTTCATTCTAGAAAAGACAATCTATAGAGTCCAGGAGAGCCCAGAAGAACATGGGTCAGGAagaaaagggtgtgtgtgtgggtggggggtatatatgtgtgtgtcttgTGTATCTATGGCTGTCTCTATGTGTGTGAATACACGTGCACTTATCAGTCTTCAACATTTGCAATTTTATTTAGGCTTACACCCCAAAAGTCAGATTCTAAGTTTAAGAAAACAGTCTATGTCAAATTTATCTTAAAGTCCCCATTTCCCCAATATGATGCCTGGCTAAAGACTAATAATAATctcaaatattatcttcattttccagaagaaGATGCAGAGAGGTTAGCTAGTTAAATGATTAACTGAGTCTCTGTGACTGATTCTAAGTCTACACTTTTTTCCACTCTACTATCTTACCCCAGCCTATGAAATATCTAATGTgctttatatactatataattctttataatcTCTATTTCACTATAAATTAACCACTAAGATAAATGGAAGAGGTCTCATAACCAAGCTGGCTGgtatattataaaatgttattttatctcAGATTGCCCCTTAATGCAACAAGGTAGACCTTTTATTATTCCTCCCTAAGCAATTCCCTATTTCACTCCTCAAAGAAGCAATTTCcaaccttctctttcttcttcaaccATTCCATAGTTTC
This window harbors:
- the SMIM13 gene encoding small integral membrane protein 13; the encoded protein is MWLSVGLTLLVIVATLLCVLLFVLCGWYVVWHLFLSKFKFLRELIGDTGSQQGDNEPSESEAEPESPPTPLRIRPKSVWHRRPPVEETST